In Sphingomonas sp., a single window of DNA contains:
- a CDS encoding amidohydrolase family protein, producing MHALRLGLLLATAAILPAAAQTQKADLMTPPTGARHFTITSTAGKHGDIWSWTMPDGRIAYRMSMSLRGWITETDEVVKLGPDQRPIDLAVRGFTDSGDATEIFSVDAAGVAHWKTAVDSGEKPFGKARYSSYGGPWLAFENDVNALVAAGSAGIDLLPSGHASISIGKAVEIDGPSGKKTVKLAYVTGTGFSPSPVWLDAQNRFFGMAGGMSLLPEGYAEAGPKLKEVQDKAAAEMVRGVAHRFLVPANRTPTLVDHVLLFDSVAGKYVPDQAVLIADGKVAKVGPAGSIAAPAGATVLDGKGRTLLPGLWDSHQHVGDDWNLLQNVATGMTNYRSPGSSIEDAQSIFKRRAAGDLLAPDGKVSVIIDKKDPLAAQGALTVSSAAEAVAAVDKIKAAGMWGVKFYTSMDPAWIAPAAAEAHKLGLHVHGHVPAHMRPLDAVRAGYDEVTHINFILMQAMPQDVVDKANTAARLEGPAQYGKDLNLDSPELRAFYAELAKRKTIIDPTLTVWEPLLTSDGSTVPPEYAAFVNVAPPAVARGWKIGGYPLFAGLTRADFRKSFGKMVEVVGRLHQAGVPIVAGTDGYGLELVRELELYQQAGLTNVEALQTATIVPARMVGMDDRVGAIAPGKTADIILVQGDVSKDIGNLRHVQTVFLDGYRLDGDALRKASGLTGMPK from the coding sequence ATGCACGCACTTCGCCTCGGGCTTCTGCTCGCCACCGCCGCCATTCTGCCTGCCGCCGCGCAGACGCAGAAGGCGGACCTGATGACGCCGCCCACAGGCGCGCGGCATTTCACCATCACCTCGACCGCGGGCAAGCACGGCGATATCTGGTCGTGGACCATGCCCGACGGGCGGATCGCCTATCGCATGTCGATGTCGCTGCGTGGCTGGATCACCGAAACCGACGAGGTGGTGAAGCTCGGCCCCGACCAGCGGCCGATCGACCTTGCCGTACGCGGCTTCACCGACAGTGGCGACGCAACCGAGATCTTTTCCGTCGATGCCGCCGGCGTCGCGCACTGGAAGACCGCGGTCGATTCGGGCGAGAAGCCGTTCGGAAAAGCGCGCTACAGCAGCTATGGCGGCCCCTGGCTGGCCTTCGAGAACGACGTCAACGCACTGGTCGCGGCCGGTTCGGCGGGGATCGACCTGCTGCCCAGCGGCCATGCCAGTATCAGCATCGGCAAGGCGGTGGAGATCGACGGGCCGAGCGGCAAGAAAACGGTGAAGCTTGCCTATGTCACCGGCACCGGCTTTTCGCCGTCGCCGGTGTGGCTCGATGCGCAGAACCGTTTCTTCGGCATGGCGGGCGGCATGTCGCTGCTGCCCGAGGGCTATGCCGAGGCAGGGCCGAAGCTCAAGGAAGTGCAGGACAAGGCCGCGGCGGAAATGGTGCGCGGGGTGGCGCACCGCTTCCTCGTGCCCGCGAACCGCACGCCGACGCTCGTCGACCATGTGCTGCTGTTCGACTCGGTTGCCGGCAAATACGTGCCCGACCAGGCCGTGCTGATCGCCGACGGCAAGGTCGCCAAGGTCGGCCCGGCAGGCAGCATCGCGGCGCCGGCGGGCGCAACGGTGCTCGACGGCAAGGGCCGCACGCTGCTGCCCGGCCTGTGGGACTCGCACCAGCATGTCGGCGACGACTGGAACCTGCTCCAGAATGTCGCCACCGGCATGACCAATTATCGCAGCCCCGGCTCGTCGATCGAGGATGCGCAGAGCATCTTCAAGCGCCGCGCGGCGGGCGACCTGCTCGCCCCCGACGGCAAGGTCTCAGTGATCATCGACAAGAAGGATCCGCTGGCGGCGCAGGGCGCGCTGACCGTCTCCTCGGCAGCGGAAGCGGTCGCGGCGGTCGACAAGATCAAGGCGGCCGGCATGTGGGGGGTGAAATTCTACACCTCGATGGACCCGGCCTGGATCGCCCCCGCGGCGGCCGAGGCGCACAAGCTGGGGCTGCACGTCCATGGCCATGTGCCTGCGCATATGCGCCCGCTCGATGCGGTGCGCGCGGGCTATGACGAGGTCACCCATATCAACTTCATCCTGATGCAGGCGATGCCGCAGGACGTGGTCGACAAGGCCAACACCGCTGCGCGGCTGGAGGGGCCGGCGCAGTATGGCAAGGACCTGAACCTCGACTCCCCCGAACTGCGCGCCTTTTATGCCGAACTCGCCAAGCGCAAGACGATCATCGACCCGACGCTGACCGTGTGGGAGCCGCTGCTGACCTCGGACGGCAGCACGGTGCCCCCCGAATATGCGGCCTTTGTCAATGTCGCACCGCCCGCGGTCGCGCGCGGCTGGAAGATCGGCGGCTATCCGCTGTTCGCCGGGCTGACCCGCGCCGATTTCCGCAAGAGCTTCGGCAAGATGGTCGAAGTGGTCGGACGTCTGCACCAGGCGGGGGTGCCGATTGTCGCGGGCACCGACGGCTATGGCCTGGAACTGGTCCGCGAGCTGGAGCTCTACCAGCAGGCCGGCCTGACCAATGTCGAGGCGCTGCAGACCGCGACGATCGTCCCGGCGCGGATGGTAGGCATGGACGACCGGGTGGGTGCGATTGCGCCGGGCAAGACGGCAGACATCATCCTCGTCCAAGGCGATGTCTCCAAAGACATCGGCAACCTGCGCCACGTCCAGACTGTGTTCCTCGACGGCTATCGCCTCGACGGCGATGCGCTACGCAAGGCGAGCGGGCTGACGGGCATGCCCAAGTAA